Genomic window (Lewinellaceae bacterium):
GGCCGCGCGGCCTTTTAGCGCCTGCGATACTTCGTAGGCCGGAAATTCAGAGACTTTCTCGGATCCAACCTGGGCAACCGAGCCGGTCAGGTCGCTCTTTTTCACATAGCCATACCCAACCACCACCACTTCGTCCAGAGCCTGAGCATCTACTGCCAGCTCTACGTTGATAACGGATTGGCTTCCCACGGTAATTTCCTCTGTCTTGTAGCCTATAAACTTAAAAACGAGCACCGATTCTTCCGAAGGCACATCAATGGAGTACATGCCGTCGATATCCGTCACCGTCCCTATCCTGGTTCCTTTAACGATCACGTTCACCCCCGGCAGGCCCTCCGGGCTGTCCGCGGCTGTTACTTTCCCGGTAATGGCCTTTGCCTCGCTTTGCAGCAAGTTGCCCTCGCCCGCTCCTGCTGTGCCGTTGGCAAACGCTGCCACGCTCGTAGCCATCAACAGCTGCAACGCCAAGGCATAAAAAGCTACCTTGCAGCCATTTGGCAGTCTAACGTTTTTTGTTGTTGTCCGTTTCATAATTAGTAGTGATGGTTAATGTTTATAATATCATGGCCCATTTGCTTAAACGTTTAAGCAAACCGGGCAAATTAAACCCTTCTCTACTATGCCTGGCGGTGCAATCACATTCTGGTTTACGCCTTCACTATTGTTTTTCATGCTATAACTGCCAGGCTCGCGCATCCACAAATCATTGCCGATACTCCAATATATTTTTTGCAGGAGATTTTTTACCGACATTGCTTAAACGTTAAAGCAATATAGCAAAAAAAAACCTGCGGAGAAATTTTTTTTGCATTTTTTATGCTTTTTGAAATAATCAGTGGCGGATGTAGCCCTTGAAGCTATACTATTGCGATTGGGGCAAGGCACTCCCGGTTTGCAGATATTGCTCGATCAGCTGCGCAGAAAGTTGCGGTTATGAAGCCAGGGACAAGCTCGAAACCCGGCAGGAGGTTGGTGCGGCTCCGTTTTCAGGACAATCAACCCTGCGGGTTTCCGGGGCGATTCCGAGTAGTTGAACCCGGCAGCGTTTTCCCGCCCCATCCATAAAAAAAATGTCCCTTCCCGGCTGCTGGAGCGCCTCCGACAAACGCTGCCGGGTTTACTATCCAGGGCTAAACCCAACCCGGCAGGTTGGCCCTGTGGAATCCGGCAAGGCCGGAATGCCTACGGCATTATTCCACAGGGTTGAGGCGCCGTTTAGTCCTCAAACTCCTCCAAATACTCCAGTGCCTTCTCATACACATTCTTCCCCGTATACCCCAGCTTCTCATCCAGCACCGTATAGGGCGCCGAGTAGCCGAAGTGATCCAGCCCCACCACGGTGCCCAGCGGCCCGGCCAGGCCTTCGAGGGTGACCGGCAGGCCGGCGGTCAGGCCCATAGTAGGCACATCGGGCGGCAGGACGTCCCACTGGTAATCTATCGGCTGGTTGCGGAACAGGCCTTCCGAAGGGGCGGAAACGACGCGCACCTTCAGTTTCTTCTTTTCGCGCAGCAGCGCAGCGCCGTCCAGCAGGGTAGCCACTTCGGAGCCGTTGCCCACCAGGATGAGGTCCGGCTGGCCGCCCTTGGCCTCCTGTACAATGTAGGCGCCTTTGCGGGCCTGCTGCGCGCTCTCGTAGCGGGTGCTTCCCGCCTTGGCGGGCAGGCTCGGGATGTTTTGCCGGGAAAGGATCAGGCCGCTGGGGCCATGTTCGTTCTCCAGCGCCATTTGCCAGCATACCGTTGTCTCGTCCGCATCGGCAGGGCGGAGGGCCAGGAAGCCGTTGCGGCCGGAATGGGTATGCAGCTTTTCCAGCAGGCGGATTTGCGCTTCCTGCTCTACGGGCTGGTGGGTGGGGCCGTCTTCGCCTACCCGGAAGGCGTCGTGCGTCCAGATGAAGATGACCGGCTGCTCCATCAGCGCCGCCAGGCGGAGGGATGGTTTCTGGAAGTCGGAAAACACGAAGAAGGTGGCGCAGGCAGGCACTACCCCGCCGTGCAGTGCCATGCCGGTGGCCAGGGCGGCCATGGTCAGCTCGGAGACGCCGGCCTGCAGGAAGGCGCCGCTGAAGTCGCCCCGGCTGAAGGGCTTGGTCTTTTTCAGGAAGGCATCCGTTTTATCGCTGTTGGATAAATCTGCCGAGGCGACGACCAGGTTCTCCAGCTTGCCGGACAGATAGGACAGCACGGCGCCGGAAGCGTTGCGGGTGGCGCTGTCTGCTTTTTGCTCGATGGCGCTGAAGTCGATCCTGGGCAGCTCGCGGCTCAGGAAGCGCTTCAGCCTGGCGGCCAGCTCCGGATTGGCCTTTTGCCAATCGGCAAAGTGGCTGCGGCGCCGGCTGGCCGCCTCGTGTTTCTCTTTTTTTACTTTGGCGTAGTACTCCGCCACTTCCGGAAAGACCTGGAAGGGGTTCTCCGGGTCTCCACCCAGGTTGCGGACCGATTTTTCGAATGAGGCGCCGGCCTTGCTCAACGGCTGGCCGTGGGTTTCCACTTCCCGCTCAAAGGGCTCGCCCGCTTCAGTTACGGCGCCTTTGCCCATAATGGTCTTGCCGATGATGAGGGACGGCCTGCCGGTTTCGGCAACCGCCGCCCGGAGCGCCTGGCGGATGGCGCCTGCATCGTTGCCTTCGATGGTTTGCACGTGCCAGCCCCAGGCTTCGTATTTCTTCGCCGTATCTTCATCCATTACAACCGATACCTCGGACGACAGTTGAATGTCGTTGGAATCGTAAAACATGATGACGTTGCCCAGCCCAAGAAAGCCGGCGGTGCGGCCGGCGCCCTGAGAAATCTCCTCCTGTACGCCCCCGTCGGAGATGTAGAGGAAGGTTTTGTGTTCGGTGACATCCCCGAAGCGGGCCGACAGGAAGCGTTCGGCAATAGCGCTTCCGATGCCAAAGGTGTGCCCCTGCCCCAACGGGCCAGAGGTGTTCTCCACGCCCCGGGATACGTCCAGCTCGGGGTGGCCGGGGGTAGAACTGCCCCACTGCCGGAAGTTCATCAGGTCCTCCGTGCTGTAATGCCCGAAGAGGTGCAGGATGGAATAGAGCATGGGCGACATGTGCCCGGGGTCCAGGAAAAACCGGTCCCGGAAAGGCCACTCCGGGTCTTCGGGGTCGAAGTTCATGAATTCGGTGAAGAGGATGTGGATGTAGTCGGCGCCGCCCATTGCGCCGCCGGGGTGCCCGGAGTTGGCGCGTTCGGGCATAGCGGCTGAGAGGATGCGGATATTATCAGCGGCCCGCTGGGCAATTGAAGTTTCTATTGAAGCCATTGGTTGGTATTTTTCGGTTCTCTATGAGTAACGGTTATATCCGGCTCAGGTTCTTTATTCCAGGGCATTATCTGTTTCCCTCACAAAAAAAGAATTTTTATCCAAGCCTTACTAAAAATGGGCACCGCAAATCCCTTTCAGAGCAAAAAAAGCACGCCTGCCCTTACGCCAGTGCCTCTTCTCCCCTGCCCTCGCCGATGCGTTTATAAAAAAAAATTCGCTGATTTGTTGTTTTTAAAACAAATTGTATTTACTATTGCAAATAGAAACAAAAAATTCGAAAATGCAAAACACAATTGTTTTCGAAGAATTCCAGACTGTCCCGGTCGTCACGCTCAGCGATATGACCCCTTACATGCAAACGGCGGAAGACAGCCAGCAGGCCTTTCCCATTCCGGGAGAAGATTTCAACTTTATGCGCCTGGACCTGAGCCGGGCCATCATCCGCAACCCGGCCTCCACTTTCTTCGTCGAACTGACCGAAAACAGCCTGGCACAGGCGGGCTATGCTTCCGGAAACATCGCCCTGGTCGACCGGCTGGCCAGCCCCCGGGATAAAGACGTCATAATTGCTTATCTTGAAGGGGAGTTCATCATCCGCCGGCTGAAGATCGCCGGCGAGATGTATGTTTTGGAATCCGACGAGGATTCCACCGAAATTGAGCCGGATGCTTCTTTTAGTATTTGGGGGGTGGTGAGGGATGTTATACGTTTTTAAGGTTCGGGGTTTGGGGTTCGAGGTTCGAGGTTCGGGGTTCGAAGGTTCGGGGTTCGAAGGTTAAAGTTGAATTATTAAAAAATTATTTGACAATGGCAAAGGTTGAACGGTTTGAGGATCTGAGGATTTGGCAGGAAGCTCGAATGCTATGCCAGGAAGTTTACGATATAAGCAACAGAGAACCTTTTGCCCGGGATTTTGCGCTGAAGAATCAGATACGCGCATCCAGCGGTTCTGTAATGGACAATATTGCTGAAGGCTTTGAACGCGGCGGCAACAAGGAATTTATTAACTTTCTGGGAATCGCAAAAGGATCTTCCGGAGAAGTCCGGTCACAACTATATAGAGCTGTAGATCAGCGATATGTTAATGTAGAAACTTTTGAGAGAATGAAAATGAGGGCAGAAAAGATCAGTGGTGGAATTACAAATTTCATTGTCTATCTAAAGGGTTCTGATTTTAAAGGACTTAAATTTAAGGAGGCTTTAGTCACCTATAACACAAACCATTGAACATTAAACATTGAACATTAAACCTTAAACATTGAACCACAATGAACAAAAACGTAGTAGGCTGGTTCGAAGTCCCCACCAGCGATATGGAACGGGCTATTAAGTTTTACGAAGCCGTTTTCGGCTACAAACTGGAACGCCACCAAATGGGCCCGCTCGACATCGCCTGGTTCCCTTCCGTAGAAAATGGGATCGGCTCCCCGGGAACATTGATTTACCACGCCGAGGCCTATAAGCCCTCTATGGACGGTACGCTGATCTACTTTACCGCTCCTTCAGGCGACCTGAGCAATGAACTGGCGCGGGTAGAGCCGAACGGAGGAAAAGTCCTCGTTCCCCGGACGCAGATTTCTGAAGATTACGGCTATATGGCGGTTGTGCGGGATACGGAAGGCAACCGGATCGCCCTGCATTCGAGGGAATGAGGGATTGAATGTTGGCAATCATTCCTTCATTCCTTCATTCCTTCTCCTCCATGCCCGCCACACGATGAAAGGGCAAAGCACGGCGCCCAGCAGGAAGCCTGCTTTCTGGCCGGGAATGGAGCCCGATGGCCAAGGGGAGTGCCCGCTGCCGCCAGGCAAACCGGACAGGGTGGAAGCCATAGAGGAAAAAGCCGTATCACCCTGTTGAGGAAAGGTGCTTATAGCCAGGCCGCCGGCAGCCCATCCCAGGATAACAAATAAGCTTATCTTTAACAATTGCCGGAAGGCAAAGGAGAAGGTACAATTGAATTGAGTAGCCCAGCCGCAGATGATGACAAAAAAACCGGCAAAGGCAAAACCGTAGGCCAGGCCGCCGAGGCCGCCCTGTATCAGGCTTGCCGGCTGCACCTCTTCCAGGCTCCAACCCATGGTTTGCTGGAAATACCCGGGGTCGAGCCAGGCGTTGAACCAGGACATCAATGCCCCCAGCACTACTCCCAGCACAACGCTGCACAGTGCAATGTTGAACAGGACGTCGAACCTTCTAGGCGGCCTGCTCTTTAATCCTATATCGTCAAGAACCTGCACGAATCTTCGATTTTCCCAGCCCCTGCCCAGGCTCATCAGGAAGGGGCGCTTCGCCCTCCTTTTCTTCTTTCTCGTCTTTCATTGGCGCTTCTTTTTCATCAAGAGAACCCAGGCTGCTTTGCCCCCGCAAGGATGCCAGCACGCCAATGCACAACGACAAAGCGATAACCGCCAGCGAAAACCACTCCGGAATCTCAACGTGGTGAACCAGCAACATTTTCACCCCGACATAAGCCAGTATGAAAACCAGAGCGTGCTGCAGGTATTTGAATTTATCAATGATCGACGCTAGGACAAAATACAAGGACCGAAGGCCCAGAATGGCGAAAATATTAGAAGTAAAGACCAGAAAGGGGTCGGTGGTGATGGCAAAAATAGCGGGTATGCTATCGAAGGCGAACATTACATCGGTGGTCTCCACTACCATCAGCGCAACGAAAAGCGGGGTAGCGGCCAGGATGTGTTTCCTGCGCACAAAAAAGCTTTCTCCTTCGAAGCTCTTGGTCACCGGGAAAAAGCGCTTTACCCATTTGATGACCGGGTTTTTATTGGGGTGCACCCCTTCGTGGGCCGTCCACATTTTATAGGCGGAATAGAGCAGAAAGGCGCCAAAGGCGTAAGTGAGCCAGGCAAATTTTTTAATGAGCACCACTCCCAGGCCGATCATTATTCCCCGGAAGAAAAGCGCTCCGAGGATGCCCCAGAATAGAACGCGGTGCTGGTACTGCCGGGGCACTTTAAAGTAAGCGAAGATCATAGCGATGACAAAAATATTGTCCATGCTCAACGATTGCTCCACCAGGTAGCCGGTCAGGTATTTCAGGACGGCCGCCTGCCCGCTCAACTCATCGGCGTTTGGCACCCACCCATTTTGATAAGCAAAAAAGACAAAAACGCTAAACAACAAAGATAAAGAGACCCACAACGCCGTCCACCCCATAGCTTCCCGGGTGGTGATAGCATGCGGGGTCTTATTGAATACGCCCAGGTCGAGTGCAAGCAGTAAAAAAACCAAAACAAAAAATCCTATCCAAATCGCCATTCTACTTTTTTTCTAATATGCCTTAAGACTCCGGAAAAGGGAGCAAGGCACTTTTTCAGGGTGATAATTCGACAAAACTTATCCTTTCATAGATCGGAGCTACAAGGCTTTGCAATGAAAAACGCGCAGGCAATAGTTCAATGACCTGTCCTTTGGAGATACGTTGAAAACCTGCCTTTTGTTCTCATCAAAGTAATGGTAGTGTCATTATTGAGGCTAATTGAACAAAGATGAGAAGATTTGCCCGGATTTCGAATGGCAACCGGACAAAATGACGATATAACCACTATCCCAGGGGTTACCCCAGGTCAGTACAACCGATAGGCGTAAATGCTGGCGCCGTATCCCGTGACGATCATCTGCCCTCCCTGCGGTTGGGGCGCCAGGGCAAAGGGAACATCCCCCGCCAGTGGAAAGCCAGGCATCAGTGCGCCGGTTTCATCCAGCAGGGAGACCTTCCTGTCCTGCCGGTGAAGCAGGCCGATGCCCTGTTTTCCGGAAAGCGAAAGCAGGAAAGCCGTATCCACCGGCATGTCGAGCATTTCGGAAAAATGGGTAACGAACTTCAGTTCGTCATAATAACGGACGACTATTTCTTCTCTGCGGTAGGCCAGGTAGTCTTTGCGTTCATCCCCGGCGATGTCCACGAAGAGGAAACGAGCGCCTTCCTCCAGTTCCGGCATCAGTTTGAGGCGAAAATAATCTCCCTGAAAATTGACGATGTGCCCCAGCCCCCGTTCGTCGCCCATAGCTATTCGTTCGAGTTCGCCGTCCGCCTGAAAAAAAGGCGGCGACCGGAAGTGGGCGCTAGTCTTTACCGGATCAAAACGATAAGCGCCATCCCGTTGAAAAACGCACAGCGTCCCTGCCTCTGTCAAAGCGAGAAGGTAATCTTTATTGTCCTTTTGAAAATGCACCATAGGCTGCCGGACCAGGCTATCCAGTTTTTCCTGCGGGCTCCAGCCTTCCAGGGGCAGCCCCCGGTAATCGTAACCGTTAACCTTGCCGTTCCCGAGGGCGATGAAATAATGGTAACGTTGCTGTCCTTCAAAATCGGCCGCCAGCAAGGGGCCGACGGCAGGCGAAGGCAGGCTGAGAGGGAAGTTGGCGGCCGGTTCGCCTTTCATGGTCAGCACATTGATCTTTCCGGAGGTGGCAAAGGCCAACCGCTGCCGCCCATAACGCGAAGAGGGGAGAAAAGAAACCCCTCCGATAACCGGGCCTTCCAGTTGCCGTTTCCAAAGCCGCTCTCCCTTCCCCGAGATCAGGTAAAGGGCATGCGCGTCATCCTGGATGAGGAAGCCCTGCTCCTCGCCTTCGAGCGGAAAATACTGGACGGCCGAAGCGGCGGTGGTGTCCAGGTTGACGATCCAGGCCATGCCCGATGCGGGCCTGGCTTTGCCGTCGCCTTTGGGGAGTATTCTGCCGGAGATGCCTCCATCTGGCTGGACTACCACCATCAGGGCTTCAAAAGAACTGAGGAGCCGGGAAATCGATTCTTGATGTTGTTCCAGATAAGCGGGCAAACGCAGGCGTAAAAGAGCGGTATTGGCGAAGGCCCATACCGCCTGATTTCCGGGCTGCAGCCCGGCCCACAACCTCAGAAAGGCCTCATCCTGCACCAGGGTTTTTCCCGCCAGTATGCTGCTGGCCAATTGCTCCAGTACGGCGCGGGAAGTAGAAAAGGCAACATACTCCCCCAATACGGCAAAAAAAGGGTTGGCCATCTCAAATCCCAAAGCGTTAAGCAGGCTGTCGGCCCTCAGGCGGGTGATCTGGAAAGACTGGTAATTATAGGACTCCAGGGCCCCGAGCTCCTTAACAAGGCCATCGAGCAAGCCTTGGGCATCTGCATCAGGGCGTATGGAAAGCAACAAAAACTGATTGTCCTGCTCCTTTCCGGGCAGGGCCAAAGAAGCAAAGGCCAGCTCCTGGCCGGCCCAGGCAGCCAGATATTCGCCAAACTGCCGGCCCTGGCCGGGATGAGAGAGGCTATCCAGCGATTTCCGATAACACCAGGCGAGGTTGTCCGGCAAATAATTCAACAGAGCCCCGTCCGATACCTCCCGGGAATAGCCGGGGGCAAAGCGCCCCCGGACCTCCATTTCACCCCTGATGTCAAGGGTGTCGCCCTTTTTCTCAAAGGACAGTTTGAACCCTTCGCAGTAGGGTTCGAACTGCCGCAAGGCATCGCTCAGGGAGGGCGCCCAGATACCGGCGCCCAGGCCCGAAAGATTGTCCATCCTCAGATAAAGGCCCCGGGGCCCTTTTACCCTGGGCGCCTCCCAGTCGGAAAGGCCTTCCTTTAGCTGGGTGATCGAGGCTTCCACCTGCAGAGGCAGGCGCCCCAGCAGCAAAAGGTTGCGGCAACGGGCCAGGGCCAGCATCGAGCCTTCTGCCGAAGAAAGCTGCCAGATCGGCTCCCCCCGAAAAACAGTGGCCTCGCTTTGATAAACAGACAGCGCCTTCTCCAAGGGGAAGGAAGGCGCCTCCACCGCAAGAGATAGCGCCAACTGGCCGGAACCCAGGTTCTGGATCATCCACTCTGCATCTACCGGAATAGCCCCTCCTGCCTGCCGGAAAAACGACTGAAAAGCGGTATAATCCTGTTCCAACTCCGGAAATACTTCAAAAAATGTAGCTGTTTCTACAGAATCCCTGACGGAATCCTTAGCTTTATCCACCGGAAAGCTAAAAATGGCAGCAGTCGTACCAGGCACCGCATTCAGGGCCCGGTAAGGGTAACACCACAACCGGTAAGTAACTACTCCAAGGATTCCTAACGCCACGGTTATGCTGGTGACCCACCATCGGTATTTGGGAGACATATTGACTAAAAATTGCATCATTTCCATCAGATTGCAGTATAATCAGTAACGATAAGTAAGCAGTAAAAAATATAAAAATAGCCACTAATGAGAAAAACCTTTCTTCGCCTGGGAAGTTTGATGGCCCTGACGGCCGTTGCCCTGGGCGCTTTCGGTTCCCATGGGTTACGGGGTGTGCTCTCATCCGCCGAATTGAACACTTTCGAGATCGGAGTCCGCTATCAATTCTATCATGCCCTCGCCTTGCTGGCGGTAGGCATCCTCCTGTACTTCCGGAAAACGCCGATGTTGCCGCGCGCCGGCTGGCTTTTCATCGGGGGAGTAGGCCTGTTTTCCGGCTCCCTTTACTTTTTGTCAGTCAGCGATATTTTTGACCTCCCTACCTCCTTTCTGGGCATGTTAACTCCCATCGGAGGCATTATGCTCATGCTCGGCTGGGCCGCCCTGATATGGTCCACCTTTGAAGAAAGGGAAACCAGGCACCGAAGCGGGGATAAGGACGGCCAAAAAGACTACCTGAGGGAGCCCAGCCCGGAGCCCCAGCAAAAATAGGCGTTCATTGACAAATAATTGGGCGAAATCCATACTTCAAAGACTACAGGGGGATGCCCTCTGACAGACAATTAAGTCTATGGAAATTTTTTGTTATTTCCGGGAATCCACTAATTTTACGTGCCAAATTTGAGATAAAACAGTTCTTTATCTCAGAACAAAATTCAACCAACATGAAAAAACTAATGATCATTTCCGCCATGGCTTTCATGCTCTCCAGTTGTGCAGCCTATGTAGCCTCTCCTCTGACCGGCTTCATATACACCGACCTGAAAGCTCCGCTTATGGCTACCTCTAACCCCGTTGCCACCAAAGTGGGCACGGCTGAAGCGACTTCCATCCTCGGTATCGTCGCCACCGGCGATGCGAGCATCGAAGCTGCCGCCAGGAAGGCCGGCATCACCCGGATTTCCCACGTCGATTATGAAGCCAACAGCGTTCTCGGCGTTTTCGCCAAGTTCACCGTTTACGTCTATGGGGAGTAACCTAATGTAAATTGAAAAAAGGATTAGCCTCATGAGCGCCAGCTTTTGAGGCTAATTCTTTTTTACAAAGACCGAAAAATGCCTCTGAAACTGATATTTGCCTTCATTCTGGGCTGCGCTCTGGGCTCAGCCGCCACTGCACAAAGTTCCTCCAAATACCTCAAAATACTTCAACAGGAGGGCTACACCTTGTATTTCATCAAGCCGGTTGCCTTTAAAAAAGGGAAGAACCGCCTGGCGCTGGATTTCACCTTCCAGCACGGGCCAACCGTACCGGAAACAGTAGTGCTCCGGTTCTCCCTCTATTCCAAAAATCCGATCCGGGAAATGGATGGCCTCTCCTTCTTCGCCAAAGAAACCCCTTTGGGCGAATCTTCCGGCC
Coding sequences:
- a CDS encoding transketolase, with translation MASIETSIAQRAADNIRILSAAMPERANSGHPGGAMGGADYIHILFTEFMNFDPEDPEWPFRDRFFLDPGHMSPMLYSILHLFGHYSTEDLMNFRQWGSSTPGHPELDVSRGVENTSGPLGQGHTFGIGSAIAERFLSARFGDVTEHKTFLYISDGGVQEEISQGAGRTAGFLGLGNVIMFYDSNDIQLSSEVSVVMDEDTAKKYEAWGWHVQTIEGNDAGAIRQALRAAVAETGRPSLIIGKTIMGKGAVTEAGEPFEREVETHGQPLSKAGASFEKSVRNLGGDPENPFQVFPEVAEYYAKVKKEKHEAASRRRSHFADWQKANPELAARLKRFLSRELPRIDFSAIEQKADSATRNASGAVLSYLSGKLENLVVASADLSNSDKTDAFLKKTKPFSRGDFSGAFLQAGVSELTMAALATGMALHGGVVPACATFFVFSDFQKPSLRLAALMEQPVIFIWTHDAFRVGEDGPTHQPVEQEAQIRLLEKLHTHSGRNGFLALRPADADETTVCWQMALENEHGPSGLILSRQNIPSLPAKAGSTRYESAQQARKGAYIVQEAKGGQPDLILVGNGSEVATLLDGAALLREKKKLKVRVVSAPSEGLFRNQPIDYQWDVLPPDVPTMGLTAGLPVTLEGLAGPLGTVVGLDHFGYSAPYTVLDEKLGYTGKNVYEKALEYLEEFED
- a CDS encoding LexA family transcriptional regulator — translated: MQNTIVFEEFQTVPVVTLSDMTPYMQTAEDSQQAFPIPGEDFNFMRLDLSRAIIRNPASTFFVELTENSLAQAGYASGNIALVDRLASPRDKDVIIAYLEGEFIIRRLKIAGEMYVLESDEDSTEIEPDASFSIWGVVRDVIRF
- a CDS encoding four helix bundle protein; protein product: MAKVERFEDLRIWQEARMLCQEVYDISNREPFARDFALKNQIRASSGSVMDNIAEGFERGGNKEFINFLGIAKGSSGEVRSQLYRAVDQRYVNVETFERMKMRAEKISGGITNFIVYLKGSDFKGLKFKEALVTYNTNH
- a CDS encoding VOC family protein, which translates into the protein MNKNVVGWFEVPTSDMERAIKFYEAVFGYKLERHQMGPLDIAWFPSVENGIGSPGTLIYHAEAYKPSMDGTLIYFTAPSGDLSNELARVEPNGGKVLVPRTQISEDYGYMAVVRDTEGNRIALHSRE
- a CDS encoding TerC family protein, whose translation is MAIWIGFFVLVFLLLALDLGVFNKTPHAITTREAMGWTALWVSLSLLFSVFVFFAYQNGWVPNADELSGQAAVLKYLTGYLVEQSLSMDNIFVIAMIFAYFKVPRQYQHRVLFWGILGALFFRGIMIGLGVVLIKKFAWLTYAFGAFLLYSAYKMWTAHEGVHPNKNPVIKWVKRFFPVTKSFEGESFFVRRKHILAATPLFVALMVVETTDVMFAFDSIPAIFAITTDPFLVFTSNIFAILGLRSLYFVLASIIDKFKYLQHALVFILAYVGVKMLLVHHVEIPEWFSLAVIALSLCIGVLASLRGQSSLGSLDEKEAPMKDEKEEKEGEAPLPDEPGQGLGKSKIRAGS
- a CDS encoding DUF423 domain-containing protein — encoded protein: MRKTFLRLGSLMALTAVALGAFGSHGLRGVLSSAELNTFEIGVRYQFYHALALLAVGILLYFRKTPMLPRAGWLFIGGVGLFSGSLYFLSVSDIFDLPTSFLGMLTPIGGIMLMLGWAALIWSTFEERETRHRSGDKDGQKDYLREPSPEPQQK